The proteins below come from a single uncultured Umboniibacter sp. genomic window:
- a CDS encoding sterol desaturase family protein, with the protein MKIEVIIIFIFAGFALLEAWRGKLLRRDGEVSDDARVEAISTLLVVAVTQPTILFTVSYLLGFILPEYRSALAETAIAFQILLLLVFDDMMQYWWHRMSHTFIPLYKLHRAHHNGKYMSIRIVYRNNIFYYAMMPSLWLSGVLIYLGLGEVYAVYLVVKMAVIFGAHSEWKWDRFLYNRPWLNPITWVIERTISTPSTHSAHHGLDPSDGITTYKGNYGNLLFFWDVLFGTAKISRQYPERYGVSGMLRADWKEQLFWPFYTTPRKQKAPSKDTDVSMPTK; encoded by the coding sequence ATGAAAATTGAAGTAATTATTATTTTTATCTTTGCGGGCTTTGCCTTGCTTGAGGCTTGGCGAGGTAAATTGCTTCGTCGCGACGGTGAAGTTAGCGACGACGCGCGCGTTGAGGCAATTAGCACCCTGCTGGTGGTAGCCGTAACCCAACCCACCATTCTCTTTACCGTAAGCTATCTACTAGGGTTTATCTTACCGGAGTATCGAAGCGCTCTTGCCGAAACTGCTATCGCCTTCCAGATACTGTTGCTACTGGTGTTTGATGACATGATGCAATATTGGTGGCATCGAATGTCTCACACCTTCATTCCGCTTTATAAACTACATCGTGCTCACCATAACGGTAAGTATATGAGTATTCGAATTGTCTATCGGAACAACATCTTCTACTACGCGATGATGCCGTCGCTATGGCTATCTGGGGTACTGATTTACTTGGGCCTCGGTGAGGTTTATGCGGTGTATTTGGTAGTAAAAATGGCTGTGATCTTTGGTGCTCATTCGGAGTGGAAGTGGGATCGATTTTTGTACAATAGACCGTGGTTGAACCCAATCACTTGGGTGATTGAGCGAACTATTTCAACCCCTTCCACTCATTCAGCCCACCACGGTCTAGACCCGAGCGATGGCATTACCACCTATAAAGGGAATTACGGAAATCTATTGTTCTTCTGGGATGTACTGTTTGGTACGGCGAAAATTAGTCGCCAGTATCCTGAGCGCTATGGTGTCTCAGGAATGCTGAGAGCGGACTGGAAAGAACAGCTGTTCTGGCCATTTTATACCACTCCAAGAAAACAAAAAGCACCATCAAAAGACACTGACGTGAGCATGCCGAC